Proteins encoded within one genomic window of Scomber japonicus isolate fScoJap1 chromosome 16, fScoJap1.pri, whole genome shotgun sequence:
- the LOC128375375 gene encoding growth arrest and DNA damage-inducible protein GADD45 beta-like, with protein MIPEESFAPSVMENRVQSVGLALEELLVTAQKQDCLTVGIYESAKLLNTDPDSVVLCVLAADGEDDVALQIHFTLLQSFCCDSGITILRVSGVQRLQQLLGAVDANRNQEEHGDLHCMLVTNPQADHCRLQEVGTYCQESRRLNQWVPELVLQER; from the exons ATGATTCCCGAGGAAAGCTTTGCACCCAGCGTCATGGAGAACAG ggTGCAGTCTGTGGGTCTGGCTCTGGAGGAGTTGCTGGTGACAGCTCAGAAACAAGACTGCCTAACTGTTGGCATCTATGAATCAGCTAAACTTCTTAACAC AGACCCAGATAGTGTGGTTCTGTGTGTTCTGGCAGCTGATGGTGAAGACGATGTGGCTCTACAGATCCACTTTACCCTGCTACAGTCATTCTGCTGCGACAGTGGAATCACCATCCTGCGAGTTTCAGGGGTTCAGCGGCTCCAGCAGCTTCTGGGAGCTGTTGACGCCAACAGAAACCAAGAAGAGCACGGAGACCTCCACTGCATGCTGGTTACG AACCCACAAGCTGATCACTGCAGACTACAAGAAGTGGGGACCTACTGCCAGGAGAGTCGGCGCCTCAACCAGTGGGTGCCTGAACTGGTCCTGCAGGAACGCTGA
- the LOC128375374 gene encoding interferon-induced protein 44-like isoform X3 — MSVVTSSLSEDQQKKLLSLLGHVRLHLLYKATVHGFTAAAFHNRCDQQGPTVIVAHNAGFVFGAYTSKNYTQSGEGVKDEQAFLYSIRAGADKPLRVGGITGQCAFTDANTGPNYGALVFLHEDNPVFQSNPGTGFVFQAADMHGGDLALTEFEVYRVEGLGDLLAKPWRNIKWTAERKQQLMKFIQDYKPEIKTVNEARVLMVGPVGAGKSSFFNSINSAFRGNMTCQAIAGTAGKSVTTQFRTYSIKAGKGGRAVPLILCDTMGLESTDTGLDIEDLVSISKGHIMDRYQFSPSMPLMENAPGFKKHTTLKDMIHCVVYVVDSNKVSLLTEKMLDKFTTIRKKINQLDIPQILLMTKVDEACPLVAEDLTNVYRSVYIQKKARELSEALGIPLSCVLPVKNYSEELELDLNTDLLLFSAVEQILNYADCFFENHVVEDQEHENKQDQTK; from the exons ATGTCAGTGGTCACATCCAGCCTGTCTGAAGATCAGCAGAAGAAGCTACTGTCTCTCCTCGGCCATGTCAGACTTCACCTGCTCTACAAAGCCACCGTCCATGgcttcactgctgctgcttttcacAACCGCTGTGACCAACAGGGTCCCACTGTCATTGTGGCTCACAACGCTGGGTTTGTCTTCGGAGCCTACACCTCTAAGAACTACACTCAGAGCGGAGAGGGCGTCAAGGATGAGCAAGCTTTCCTCTACAGCATCAGGGCAGGGGCCGACAAACCTCTGAGGGTGGGAGGTATCACCGGCCAGTGTGCTTTCACAGATGCAAACACTGGTCCGAATTATGGCGCTTTGGTGTTCCTGCATGAGGACAATCCTGTGTTCCAGTCCAACCCGGGGACAGGCTTCGTCTTTCAGGCTGCAGATATGCACGGTGGAGACTTGGCACTGACTGAGTTTGAAGTGTATCGAGTTGAAG GATTGGGAGATCTCTTGGCCAAACCCTGGAGGAACATCAAGTGGACTGCTGA GAGAAAGCAGCAGTTAATGAAGTTCATTCAGGACTATAAGCCTGAAATCAAAACAGTGAATGAAGCCCGAGTGTTGATGGTGGGTCCCGTCGGAGCTGGGAAGTCCAGCTTTTTCAACTCCATCAACTCAGCGTTTCGAGGCAATATGACCTGCCAGGCCATCGCTGGTACAGCAGGGAAGAGTGTGACCACTCAG TTCCGCACCTATTCCATCAAGGCTGGGAAAGGCGGCAGAGCTGTTCCTCTGATACTGTGCGACACAATGGGGCTGGAATCAACTGATACTGGTTTGGACATTGAGGACTTGGTCAGCATCAGCAAGGGGCACATAATGGATCGCTACCAG TTTAGCCCCTCCATGCCTCTCATGGAGAACGCTCCCGGCTTCAAGAAGCACACAACTCTGAAAGACATGATTCACTGTGTGGTTTACGTGGTCGACTCCAACAAGGTCTCTCTTCTTACTGAAAAAATGCTGGACAAGTTCACCACCATCCGGAAAAAGATCAACCAGCTGG ATATTCCTCAGATACTTCTGATGACCAAAGTAGATGAAGCCTGTCCACTGGTGGCAGAAGACTTGACAAATGTTTATCGCAGTGTTTACATCCAGAAGAAG GCCCGTGAATTGAGTGAGGCTCTGGGCATCCCCTTGTCCTGTGTGCTGCCGGTGAAGAATTACAGCGAGGAGTTGGAGCTGGACCTGAACACTGACTTGCTGCTGTTTTCTGCTGTGGAGCAGATACTCAACTATGCAGATTGCTTCTTTGAGAACCACGTCGTTGAGGATCAGGAG catgaaaacaaacaagatcAAACAAAGTGA
- the LOC128375374 gene encoding interferon-induced protein 44-like isoform X2, whose protein sequence is MSVVTSSLSEDQQKKLLSLLGHVRLHLLYKATVHGFTAAAFHNRCDQQGPTVIVAHNAGFVFGAYTSKNYTQSGEGVKDEQAFLYSIRAGADKPLRVGGITGQCAFTDANTGPNYGALVFLHEDNPVFQSNPGTGFVFQAADMHGGDLALTEFEVYRVEGLGDLLAKPWRNIKWTAERKQQLMKFIQDYKPEIKTVNEARVLMVGPVGAGKSSFFNSINSAFRGNMTCQAIAGTAGKSVTTQFRTYSIKAGKGGRAVPLILCDTMGLESTDTGLDIEDLVSISKGHIMDRYQFSPSMPLMENAPGFKKHTTLKDMIHCVVYVVDSNKVSLLTEKMLDKFTTIRKKINQLDIPQILLMTKVDEACPLVAEDLTNVYRSVYIQKKARELSEALGIPLSCVLPVKNYSEELELDLNTDLLLFSAVEQILNYADCFFENHVVEDQEQHENKQDQTK, encoded by the exons ATGTCAGTGGTCACATCCAGCCTGTCTGAAGATCAGCAGAAGAAGCTACTGTCTCTCCTCGGCCATGTCAGACTTCACCTGCTCTACAAAGCCACCGTCCATGgcttcactgctgctgcttttcacAACCGCTGTGACCAACAGGGTCCCACTGTCATTGTGGCTCACAACGCTGGGTTTGTCTTCGGAGCCTACACCTCTAAGAACTACACTCAGAGCGGAGAGGGCGTCAAGGATGAGCAAGCTTTCCTCTACAGCATCAGGGCAGGGGCCGACAAACCTCTGAGGGTGGGAGGTATCACCGGCCAGTGTGCTTTCACAGATGCAAACACTGGTCCGAATTATGGCGCTTTGGTGTTCCTGCATGAGGACAATCCTGTGTTCCAGTCCAACCCGGGGACAGGCTTCGTCTTTCAGGCTGCAGATATGCACGGTGGAGACTTGGCACTGACTGAGTTTGAAGTGTATCGAGTTGAAG GATTGGGAGATCTCTTGGCCAAACCCTGGAGGAACATCAAGTGGACTGCTGA GAGAAAGCAGCAGTTAATGAAGTTCATTCAGGACTATAAGCCTGAAATCAAAACAGTGAATGAAGCCCGAGTGTTGATGGTGGGTCCCGTCGGAGCTGGGAAGTCCAGCTTTTTCAACTCCATCAACTCAGCGTTTCGAGGCAATATGACCTGCCAGGCCATCGCTGGTACAGCAGGGAAGAGTGTGACCACTCAG TTCCGCACCTATTCCATCAAGGCTGGGAAAGGCGGCAGAGCTGTTCCTCTGATACTGTGCGACACAATGGGGCTGGAATCAACTGATACTGGTTTGGACATTGAGGACTTGGTCAGCATCAGCAAGGGGCACATAATGGATCGCTACCAG TTTAGCCCCTCCATGCCTCTCATGGAGAACGCTCCCGGCTTCAAGAAGCACACAACTCTGAAAGACATGATTCACTGTGTGGTTTACGTGGTCGACTCCAACAAGGTCTCTCTTCTTACTGAAAAAATGCTGGACAAGTTCACCACCATCCGGAAAAAGATCAACCAGCTGG ATATTCCTCAGATACTTCTGATGACCAAAGTAGATGAAGCCTGTCCACTGGTGGCAGAAGACTTGACAAATGTTTATCGCAGTGTTTACATCCAGAAGAAG GCCCGTGAATTGAGTGAGGCTCTGGGCATCCCCTTGTCCTGTGTGCTGCCGGTGAAGAATTACAGCGAGGAGTTGGAGCTGGACCTGAACACTGACTTGCTGCTGTTTTCTGCTGTGGAGCAGATACTCAACTATGCAGATTGCTTCTTTGAGAACCACGTCGTTGAGGATCAGGAG cagcatgaaaacaaacaagatcAAACAAAGTGA
- the LOC128375374 gene encoding interferon-induced protein 44-like isoform X1: MSVVTSSLSEDQQKKLLSLLGHVRLHLLYKATVHGFTAAAFHNRCDQQGPTVIVAHNAGFVFGAYTSKNYTQSGEGVKDEQAFLYSIRAGADKPLRVGGITGQCAFTDANTGPNYGALVFLHEDNPVFQSNPGTGFVFQAADMHGGDLALTEFEVYRVEGLGDLLAKPWRNIKWTAERKQQLMKFIQDYKPEIKTVNEARVLMVGPVGAGKSSFFNSINSAFRGNMTCQAIAGTAGKSVTTQFRTYSIKAGKGGRAVPLILCDTMGLESTDTGLDIEDLVSISKGHIMDRYQFSPSMPLMENAPGFKKHTTLKDMIHCVVYVVDSNKVSLLTEKMLDKFTTIRKKINQLDIPQILLMTKVDEACPLVAEDLTNVYRSVYIQKKARELSEALGIPLSCVLPVKNYSEELELDLNTDLLLFSAVEQILNYADCFFENHVVEDQEVNDELELYRSSDHLRPELSQHFDHQVV; the protein is encoded by the exons ATGTCAGTGGTCACATCCAGCCTGTCTGAAGATCAGCAGAAGAAGCTACTGTCTCTCCTCGGCCATGTCAGACTTCACCTGCTCTACAAAGCCACCGTCCATGgcttcactgctgctgcttttcacAACCGCTGTGACCAACAGGGTCCCACTGTCATTGTGGCTCACAACGCTGGGTTTGTCTTCGGAGCCTACACCTCTAAGAACTACACTCAGAGCGGAGAGGGCGTCAAGGATGAGCAAGCTTTCCTCTACAGCATCAGGGCAGGGGCCGACAAACCTCTGAGGGTGGGAGGTATCACCGGCCAGTGTGCTTTCACAGATGCAAACACTGGTCCGAATTATGGCGCTTTGGTGTTCCTGCATGAGGACAATCCTGTGTTCCAGTCCAACCCGGGGACAGGCTTCGTCTTTCAGGCTGCAGATATGCACGGTGGAGACTTGGCACTGACTGAGTTTGAAGTGTATCGAGTTGAAG GATTGGGAGATCTCTTGGCCAAACCCTGGAGGAACATCAAGTGGACTGCTGA GAGAAAGCAGCAGTTAATGAAGTTCATTCAGGACTATAAGCCTGAAATCAAAACAGTGAATGAAGCCCGAGTGTTGATGGTGGGTCCCGTCGGAGCTGGGAAGTCCAGCTTTTTCAACTCCATCAACTCAGCGTTTCGAGGCAATATGACCTGCCAGGCCATCGCTGGTACAGCAGGGAAGAGTGTGACCACTCAG TTCCGCACCTATTCCATCAAGGCTGGGAAAGGCGGCAGAGCTGTTCCTCTGATACTGTGCGACACAATGGGGCTGGAATCAACTGATACTGGTTTGGACATTGAGGACTTGGTCAGCATCAGCAAGGGGCACATAATGGATCGCTACCAG TTTAGCCCCTCCATGCCTCTCATGGAGAACGCTCCCGGCTTCAAGAAGCACACAACTCTGAAAGACATGATTCACTGTGTGGTTTACGTGGTCGACTCCAACAAGGTCTCTCTTCTTACTGAAAAAATGCTGGACAAGTTCACCACCATCCGGAAAAAGATCAACCAGCTGG ATATTCCTCAGATACTTCTGATGACCAAAGTAGATGAAGCCTGTCCACTGGTGGCAGAAGACTTGACAAATGTTTATCGCAGTGTTTACATCCAGAAGAAG GCCCGTGAATTGAGTGAGGCTCTGGGCATCCCCTTGTCCTGTGTGCTGCCGGTGAAGAATTACAGCGAGGAGTTGGAGCTGGACCTGAACACTGACTTGCTGCTGTTTTCTGCTGTGGAGCAGATACTCAACTATGCAGATTGCTTCTTTGAGAACCACGTCGTTGAGGATCAGGAGGTAAATGATGAGTTGGAGCTGTACAGATCCAGCGATCATCTCCGCCCAGAGTTATCACAGCATTTTGACCATCAGGTTGTTTGA